The following are encoded together in the Nocardioides thalensis genome:
- the fliF gene encoding flagellar basal-body MS-ring/collar protein FliF, whose translation MRDKITSTLARARDTFSTFTTGQKAVAIVGTAALLIAAVMVFRWASTPSYAPLYSDLSGADASAVIEELEAQGIPYEIAGGGGTVMVPRSEVYETRIALSGQGLPASSDGGYSILDEQGLSTSEFKETTDFKRAMEGELATAIETIEGVETAVVTLAIPEKEVFADEQEPAKASVLIDAAHGTTLGDEQVQAIVHHVSYGVDGLDAKNVTVSDTTGAVLTQPGDESGSGISGERSEQVQEFQDAMQADIQAVLDRVLGPGNSTSTVTADLDFDKAVIESREYTVNEDVPPLSESNSSETYNGPAGSGANPGGTVGPDGQMDPGAGTTGEGAYENTTETRDNPVNETVEHRETAPGSVNSIHAGVVLDETAAAAIDPDQVEDWLRAAVGFDRERGDTYDVTVMPFDRSAEEAAAAEIAAAKAEDAAAAEKRMWRNVAIGAGIALMVLLAWFQSRRRARARQEATTYIVEQLRADQAARTPIEAPAPAVAALEAVEEAEDDKVRDDLLALVEKQPEDVAALLRGWLVDPK comes from the coding sequence ATGCGAGACAAGATCACCTCCACGCTGGCGCGCGCCCGCGACACGTTCTCCACCTTCACCACCGGCCAGAAGGCCGTGGCCATCGTCGGTACGGCGGCCCTGCTCATCGCAGCGGTGATGGTGTTCCGCTGGGCCTCCACCCCCAGCTATGCGCCGCTCTACTCCGACCTGTCGGGCGCTGACGCCAGCGCCGTCATCGAGGAGCTCGAGGCGCAGGGCATCCCCTACGAGATCGCCGGCGGCGGCGGCACCGTGATGGTGCCGCGTTCCGAGGTCTACGAGACCCGGATCGCGCTGTCGGGCCAGGGCCTGCCGGCCAGCTCGGACGGCGGCTACTCGATCCTCGACGAGCAGGGTCTTTCCACCTCCGAGTTCAAGGAGACGACCGACTTCAAGCGCGCGATGGAGGGCGAGCTCGCCACCGCCATCGAGACGATCGAGGGCGTCGAGACCGCGGTCGTGACCCTGGCGATCCCGGAGAAGGAGGTCTTCGCCGACGAGCAGGAGCCCGCGAAGGCGTCGGTGCTGATCGACGCCGCCCACGGCACCACGCTCGGCGACGAGCAGGTCCAGGCGATCGTGCACCACGTGTCGTACGGCGTCGACGGCCTCGACGCCAAGAACGTCACCGTCAGCGACACCACCGGCGCGGTGCTGACGCAGCCGGGCGACGAGTCCGGCTCCGGCATCAGCGGCGAGCGCAGCGAGCAGGTGCAGGAGTTCCAGGACGCGATGCAGGCCGACATCCAGGCCGTGCTCGACCGCGTGCTCGGCCCGGGCAACTCGACCTCGACCGTCACCGCCGACCTCGACTTCGACAAGGCCGTCATCGAGAGCCGCGAGTACACCGTCAACGAGGACGTCCCGCCGCTGTCGGAGTCCAACTCCTCGGAGACCTACAACGGCCCCGCCGGCTCGGGCGCCAACCCCGGCGGCACCGTCGGCCCGGACGGCCAGATGGACCCCGGCGCCGGCACGACGGGCGAGGGGGCGTACGAGAACACCACCGAGACCCGCGACAACCCGGTCAACGAGACCGTCGAGCACCGCGAGACCGCGCCCGGCAGCGTCAACAGCATCCACGCGGGCGTCGTGCTCGACGAGACCGCCGCCGCCGCGATCGACCCCGACCAGGTCGAGGACTGGCTGCGCGCCGCCGTCGGCTTCGACCGGGAGCGCGGTGACACCTACGACGTCACCGTGATGCCGTTCGACAGGTCGGCCGAGGAGGCCGCCGCAGCCGAGATCGCCGCGGCGAAGGCCGAGGACGCGGCCGCCGCCGAGAAGCGGATGTGGCGCAACGTCGCGATCGGCGCGGGCATCGCACTGATGGTGCTGCTCGCCTGGTTCCAGTCCCGGCGCCGGGCGCGCGCCCGGCAGGAGGCGACGACGTACATCGTCGAGCAGCTCCGCGCCGACCAGGCGGCCCGCACGCCGATCGAGGCCCCGGCCCCGGCCGTCGCCGCCCTCGAGGCGGTCGAGGAGGCCGAGGACGACAAGGTCCGTGACGACCTCCTCGCCCTCGTGGAGAAGCAGCCCGAGGACGTCGCGGCGCTGCTGCGCGGCTGGCTGGTGGACCCGAAGTGA
- the fliS gene encoding flagellar export chaperone FliS gives MYPTNARAAYMGNSVGTASPARLLVMLVERLVLDVERGLRAQREEDWQAAHHHLTHAQDIVIELETSLDVDAMPGGHELAGLYDFLRRRLVTANVRRNAGVTQQALVIARHLCDTWRQAAMAAAR, from the coding sequence ATGTACCCGACCAACGCGCGCGCCGCCTACATGGGCAACTCGGTGGGCACCGCCAGCCCCGCCCGCCTCCTCGTCATGCTCGTCGAGCGCCTGGTGCTCGACGTCGAGCGCGGCCTCCGCGCCCAGCGCGAGGAGGACTGGCAGGCGGCCCACCACCACCTGACCCACGCGCAGGACATCGTGATCGAGCTGGAGACGAGCCTCGACGTCGACGCGATGCCCGGCGGCCACGAGCTGGCCGGCCTCTACGACTTCCTGCGCCGCCGCCTGGTGACCGCGAACGTACGCCGCAACGCCGGCGTCACGCAGCAGGCCCTGGTCATCGCGCGCCACCTCTGCGACACCTGGCGGCAGGCCGCCATGGCCGCCGCGCGCTGA
- a CDS encoding flagellar hook-basal body complex protein FliE, whose protein sequence is MSVTPVEFPSFPMPGMPTVGGVGEVAAPSLSESVAPATAADPAAGAEFGSMVLDGLDRLEGLTDRADGLAVEAATGKLDNIHDYTIAASEASVATQLTVALRNKAVEAFNEIMRMQV, encoded by the coding sequence ATGAGCGTGACGCCGGTCGAGTTCCCGTCCTTCCCGATGCCCGGGATGCCCACCGTCGGCGGTGTCGGCGAGGTCGCCGCGCCGTCGCTGAGCGAGTCCGTCGCCCCCGCGACCGCCGCCGACCCGGCCGCGGGCGCCGAGTTCGGCTCGATGGTCCTCGACGGCCTGGACCGGCTCGAGGGCCTGACCGACCGCGCCGACGGCCTGGCCGTCGAGGCGGCCACCGGGAAGCTCGACAACATCCACGACTACACGATCGCCGCCAGCGAGGCGTCGGTCGCCACCCAGCTCACCGTGGCGCTGCGCAACAAGGCCGTCGAGGCCTTCAACGAGATCATGCGGATGCAGGTCTGA
- a CDS encoding response regulator has product MKALIIDDSRAMRSILRRIVTSLDFDTVEAGHGQEALDTMRSGDVPDVCLVDWNMPVMDGYTFITEVRANPDWRNVTLMMVTTESEQRQIVKALAAGAHEYVIKPFTPDAIAEKLELLGLTSGGAA; this is encoded by the coding sequence GTGAAGGCCTTGATCATCGACGACTCGCGCGCGATGCGGAGCATCCTGCGCCGGATCGTGACCTCGCTCGACTTCGACACCGTCGAGGCAGGCCACGGCCAGGAGGCGCTCGACACCATGCGCTCCGGCGACGTACCCGACGTCTGCCTCGTGGACTGGAACATGCCGGTGATGGACGGCTACACGTTCATCACCGAGGTCCGCGCCAACCCGGACTGGCGCAACGTGACGCTGATGATGGTCACCACCGAGAGCGAGCAGCGCCAGATCGTCAAGGCGCTCGCCGCGGGCGCGCACGAGTACGTCATCAAGCCGTTCACGCCCGACGCCATCGCCGAGAAGCTCGAGCTGCTCGGCCTCACCTCCGGCGGTGCCGCATGA
- a CDS encoding flagellar basal body rod protein FlgC yields the protein MSAFETLRIANTSLGAHQVWLDAIAGNIANVNTVTSTDDDAFQATYVIFGAREDGGVDVDGFAGSDPEGRLVHDPGHPLADEDGYVRAPELDMSSQMGQLVMAQRGFQASVQMTKTAQDTYTAALQIGSK from the coding sequence ATGAGCGCGTTCGAGACGCTCCGCATCGCCAACACCAGCCTGGGCGCCCACCAGGTGTGGCTCGACGCGATCGCCGGCAACATCGCCAACGTCAACACGGTCACGTCCACCGACGACGACGCGTTCCAGGCGACGTACGTCATCTTCGGCGCGCGGGAGGACGGCGGCGTCGACGTCGACGGCTTCGCGGGCTCCGACCCCGAGGGCCGCCTCGTGCACGATCCGGGCCACCCGCTCGCCGACGAGGACGGCTACGTCCGCGCGCCCGAGCTCGACATGTCCTCGCAGATGGGCCAGCTCGTCATGGCGCAGCGTGGGTTCCAGGCCTCGGTGCAGATGACCAAGACCGCGCAGGACACCTACACCGCCGCGCTCCAGATCGGCTCCAAGTGA
- a CDS encoding response regulator, giving the protein MKILIADDSRVMRQIVVRTLRQAGHGGHDIVEAENGKQALELVQSEQPDLVLSDWNMPEMTGIDCLSALRASGSTVKFGFVTSEGSDEMRERAAAAGAAFLIAKPFTPEAFDDALRSVI; this is encoded by the coding sequence ATGAAGATCCTGATCGCCGACGACAGCCGCGTGATGCGCCAGATCGTCGTCCGCACCCTGCGCCAGGCCGGCCACGGCGGCCACGACATCGTCGAGGCCGAGAACGGCAAGCAGGCCCTCGAGCTGGTGCAGTCCGAGCAGCCCGACCTCGTCCTCTCGGACTGGAACATGCCCGAGATGACCGGCATCGACTGCCTCTCCGCGCTCCGCGCGTCCGGCTCGACGGTGAAGTTCGGCTTCGTCACCTCGGAGGGCTCCGACGAGATGCGCGAGCGCGCCGCCGCCGCGGGCGCCGCGTTCCTCATCGCCAAGCCGTTCACGCCGGAGGCGTTCGACGACGCGCTCCGGTCGGTGATCTGA
- a CDS encoding protein-glutamate methylesterase/protein-glutamine glutaminase — protein MTTRIRVLVVDDSALVRRLVTTALAEASDLEVVGVAKDGVEAVEQVAALAPDVVTMDIEMPRLDGLGALTEIRATHPRLPVIMFSTLTERGAAATLDALSRGASDYVTKPSNTGRIADGIAAIRDQLVPRIRALVGMRKLAPAGGRDAVRRPPVTVAPARASAGRPDVLLIGCSTGGPDALARLLPRLPATLGVPVLVVQHMPALFTTMLAERLDRDAALTVREAADGDAVRAGEVLIAPGDFHLRLRSSAGQVRVALDQGPQENFCRPAVDVLFRSAAEVYGGRALVTVLTGMGQDGLEGARVLSAAGATVLAQDEATSVVWGMPGAVSMAGLAQDVLPLEELPARITRALS, from the coding sequence ATGACGACGCGCATCCGTGTTCTCGTGGTGGATGACTCCGCGCTCGTGCGGCGGCTGGTGACGACGGCGCTTGCTGAGGCGAGCGACCTGGAGGTCGTCGGGGTGGCCAAGGACGGGGTCGAGGCCGTCGAGCAGGTCGCGGCGCTGGCGCCCGACGTGGTGACGATGGACATCGAGATGCCGCGGCTCGACGGGCTGGGTGCCCTGACGGAGATCCGGGCCACGCACCCGCGGCTGCCGGTCATCATGTTCTCGACGCTGACCGAGCGCGGCGCTGCCGCGACACTCGATGCGCTGTCGCGGGGCGCGTCCGACTACGTGACCAAGCCGTCCAACACCGGCCGGATCGCTGACGGCATCGCGGCGATCCGCGACCAGCTGGTGCCTCGGATTCGTGCCCTGGTGGGCATGCGCAAGCTCGCGCCGGCCGGGGGCCGCGACGCCGTACGGCGCCCGCCGGTCACCGTCGCGCCCGCCCGCGCGTCCGCGGGCAGGCCCGACGTGCTGCTGATCGGGTGCTCGACCGGCGGGCCCGACGCGCTCGCGCGGCTGCTGCCGAGGCTGCCGGCGACGCTGGGCGTGCCCGTGCTCGTGGTGCAGCACATGCCCGCGCTCTTCACGACGATGCTCGCCGAACGGCTCGACCGCGATGCGGCGCTGACCGTGCGCGAAGCGGCGGACGGCGACGCGGTGCGGGCGGGCGAGGTGCTCATCGCTCCCGGCGACTTCCACCTGCGGCTGCGCTCGTCGGCGGGCCAGGTCCGGGTCGCGCTCGACCAGGGACCCCAGGAGAACTTCTGCCGGCCCGCCGTCGACGTGCTGTTCCGCTCCGCGGCGGAGGTGTACGGCGGCCGCGCGCTGGTGACCGTGCTGACCGGCATGGGCCAGGACGGGTTGGAGGGCGCCCGCGTCCTCTCGGCCGCCGGTGCGACCGTGCTCGCCCAGGACGAGGCCACGTCCGTCGTGTGGGGCATGCCCGGCGCGGTGTCGATGGCCGGCCTGGCGCAGGACGTGCTGCCGCTCGAGGAGCTCCCCGCCCGGATCACCCGCGCCCTGTCCTGA
- a CDS encoding FliH/SctL family protein codes for MSSSPEAGLAALPELRVGRWTRLGGGSVLGDAVTEGMLDGLAERTRAAARAQGYAVGWAEGRREAARQADEKAQALADQHAAEEARRDAEHRAAVQALGQAAAGVRTLLGELTAAVEEQATDLAWALTEAIVGLEVESLSAADVVRRVLRVLPAAPVGTVRLHPAVAASADAAELRDLGLQVAADPSLGPADALVDADGAVTDLRISTALDRVREVLA; via the coding sequence ATGAGTTCGTCACCTGAGGCTGGGCTGGCCGCGCTGCCCGAGCTGCGCGTCGGCCGCTGGACCCGTCTGGGGGGCGGGTCCGTCCTCGGCGACGCCGTCACCGAGGGCATGCTCGACGGCCTCGCCGAGCGCACCCGGGCCGCAGCGCGCGCCCAGGGCTACGCGGTCGGCTGGGCCGAGGGACGCCGGGAGGCCGCCCGCCAGGCCGACGAGAAGGCGCAGGCGCTCGCCGACCAGCACGCCGCCGAAGAGGCCCGGCGCGACGCCGAGCACCGGGCCGCCGTGCAGGCGCTCGGGCAGGCCGCGGCCGGCGTACGAACACTGCTCGGAGAGCTGACCGCCGCCGTCGAGGAGCAGGCGACCGACCTGGCCTGGGCGCTCACCGAGGCGATCGTGGGGCTCGAGGTCGAGTCGCTGTCTGCCGCCGACGTGGTGCGCCGCGTGCTGCGGGTGCTGCCGGCCGCGCCCGTCGGGACCGTGCGCCTCCACCCCGCGGTCGCCGCTTCCGCCGACGCCGCCGAGCTCCGCGACCTCGGCCTCCAGGTCGCCGCCGACCCCTCGCTGGGCCCGGCCGACGCCCTCGTCGACGCCGACGGCGCCGTCACCGACCTCCGCATCTCCACCGCCCTCGACCGGGTCCGGGAGGTGCTGGCGTGA
- a CDS encoding CheR family methyltransferase, translating into MTAAPGTYESVSALVRRETSMVYDAGKEYLVEARLRPLASAVGCTVDEYVARLPVDPAERRKAVDALTINETSWFRDHAPYQAFTESMLPALLEERAITRRLRIWSAACSSGQEAYSIAMLLDQHLPAGWSYEIVASDVSTAMLERVTAGRYSAVEVNRGLPATHLVRYFERAGNEWQVVPQLRERVSTRHLNLAAPFLGLGTFDVVLLRNVLIYFDHATKYDILRRMRPTVGTNGYLLLGSSETTLDAPPEVADLWTREAIGRVQVLRPAPPTNGTRSLT; encoded by the coding sequence ATGACCGCCGCCCCCGGAACCTACGAGTCGGTCTCCGCGCTCGTCCGGCGCGAGACCTCGATGGTGTACGACGCCGGCAAGGAGTACCTGGTGGAGGCCCGCCTCCGCCCGCTCGCCTCCGCCGTCGGCTGCACCGTCGACGAGTACGTCGCCCGCCTGCCGGTCGACCCGGCCGAGCGACGCAAGGCGGTCGACGCGCTCACCATCAACGAGACGAGCTGGTTCCGCGACCACGCGCCCTACCAGGCGTTCACCGAGTCGATGCTCCCCGCGCTGCTCGAGGAGCGAGCGATCACCCGGCGGCTGCGCATCTGGAGCGCCGCCTGCTCGAGCGGCCAGGAGGCCTACTCGATCGCGATGCTCCTCGACCAGCACCTGCCCGCCGGCTGGAGCTACGAGATCGTCGCCAGCGACGTGTCGACGGCGATGCTCGAGCGGGTCACCGCCGGCCGCTACAGCGCGGTCGAGGTCAACCGCGGCCTGCCCGCCACCCACCTGGTCCGCTACTTCGAGCGGGCGGGCAACGAGTGGCAGGTCGTGCCGCAGCTCCGCGAGCGGGTCTCCACCCGCCACCTCAACCTCGCTGCGCCGTTCCTCGGGCTCGGGACCTTCGACGTGGTGCTGCTGCGCAACGTCCTCATCTACTTCGACCACGCGACGAAGTACGACATCCTCCGCCGGATGCGGCCGACCGTCGGCACCAACGGCTACCTGCTGCTCGGGTCGTCGGAGACCACGCTCGACGCCCCGCCCGAGGTCGCGGACCTCTGGACCCGCGAGGCCATCGGCCGGGTCCAGGTGCTGCGCCCCGCCCCACCCACGAACGGAACAAGGAGCCTGACGTGA
- the fliG gene encoding flagellar motor switch protein FliG has translation MSPGASALAQLGVRKAAVLLIQLGKDKAAQVMAHLSDAEVENISAEIAKLDAVTSAETSSVLEEFHDLMTAHAHVTQGGFGFAQDILEQSLGAERAKEIMDRLHAAAVQMPFQFLHRADPAQLRGFISDEHPQVIALVLAHMAPDKASLLLSGLPAHQQAVVAHRIAVMDRTSPEIVRTVEAILERKLSSMLQPAEVSRVGGVDPLVNIINRSDRPTERQIVEGLEGLDPSLADEVKSRMFMFEDIVGLDDRSVQQVLRQVDTAELALALKGVSEAVRSKITTNLSERAAENLIEEVELLGAVRLAQVEEAQQSIIRTIRQLEEQGVITVRRGNDDEFVT, from the coding sequence ATGTCCCCCGGCGCCAGCGCGCTGGCCCAGCTCGGCGTCCGCAAGGCCGCCGTGCTCCTGATCCAGCTCGGCAAGGACAAGGCCGCCCAGGTGATGGCGCACCTCAGCGACGCCGAGGTCGAGAACATCTCCGCCGAGATCGCCAAGCTCGATGCCGTCACGTCCGCGGAGACGTCGTCGGTGCTCGAGGAGTTCCACGACCTGATGACCGCCCACGCCCACGTGACGCAGGGCGGCTTCGGGTTCGCGCAGGACATCCTCGAGCAGTCGCTCGGCGCCGAGCGCGCGAAGGAGATCATGGACCGGCTGCACGCGGCCGCGGTCCAGATGCCGTTCCAGTTCCTGCACCGCGCCGACCCGGCGCAGCTGCGCGGGTTCATCTCCGACGAGCACCCCCAGGTCATCGCGCTGGTGCTCGCGCACATGGCGCCGGACAAGGCGTCCCTCCTGCTCAGCGGCCTGCCGGCCCACCAGCAGGCGGTCGTCGCGCACCGGATCGCGGTCATGGACCGCACCTCGCCCGAGATCGTGCGCACGGTCGAGGCGATCCTCGAGCGGAAGCTGTCGTCGATGCTGCAGCCCGCCGAGGTCTCGCGCGTCGGCGGCGTCGACCCGCTCGTCAACATCATCAACCGGTCCGACCGGCCGACCGAGCGCCAGATCGTCGAGGGCCTCGAGGGCCTGGACCCGTCGCTCGCCGACGAGGTCAAGAGCCGGATGTTCATGTTCGAGGACATCGTCGGGCTCGACGACCGCTCCGTGCAGCAGGTGCTGCGCCAGGTCGACACCGCCGAGCTGGCCCTCGCGCTCAAGGGCGTGTCGGAGGCCGTGCGCTCGAAGATCACCACCAACCTGTCCGAGCGCGCCGCCGAGAACCTCATCGAGGAGGTCGAGCTGCTCGGTGCCGTCCGCCTCGCGCAGGTCGAGGAGGCGCAGCAGAGCATCATCCGCACGATCCGCCAGCTCGAGGAGCAGGGCGTGATCACCGTCCGACGGGGCAACGACGATGAGTTCGTCACCTGA
- a CDS encoding chemotaxis protein CheX, translated as MNLDLRTVTGDFGLPVDTGDVVAPAADDVYELTAEVWSSLLGNAIPLLSRPVPPGTPFDPAGAWSASVSVSGGWHGMVTVELTEYAARTLTRAMLALPDETPDDELGDADVADAVGELVNMVGGNVKSLMPGPSTLSLPAVAAGRAAFPSEVHEVARVDVTWAGEPVRVGVHVPTGESNR; from the coding sequence ATGAACCTCGACCTCCGCACCGTGACCGGCGACTTCGGCCTGCCCGTCGACACCGGCGACGTGGTCGCCCCGGCAGCCGACGACGTCTACGAGCTCACCGCCGAGGTGTGGTCGAGCCTGCTCGGCAACGCGATCCCGCTGCTGTCGCGCCCGGTGCCGCCGGGCACCCCGTTCGACCCGGCCGGCGCCTGGTCGGCGTCGGTGTCGGTCAGCGGCGGCTGGCACGGCATGGTCACCGTCGAGCTCACCGAGTACGCCGCCCGCACGCTCACGCGGGCGATGCTGGCGCTGCCCGACGAGACCCCCGACGACGAGCTGGGCGACGCCGACGTCGCCGACGCGGTCGGCGAGCTGGTCAACATGGTCGGCGGCAACGTCAAGAGCCTGATGCCCGGTCCGAGCACGCTGTCCCTCCCCGCCGTCGCGGCGGGCCGGGCGGCCTTCCCGTCCGAGGTCCACGAGGTGGCCCGGGTCGACGTCACGTGGGCGGGCGAGCCCGTCCGCGTCGGCGTCCACGTCCCCACTGGAGAGAGCAACCGATGA
- a CDS encoding FliI/YscN family ATPase — translation MSALTASVRERAMLAAQPLHHGTVTELVGLHLVVRGLPAAAGDLVEVVGTTGLLLAEVVALRPGAMVCLPLGGTAGVRVGDLVRHTGGPLRIRVGDALLGRVLDGLGRPMDDGATIDHLPSVDVELASPPALSRPRITQPLGLGVRALDALVPAGRGQRLGIMAGSGVGKSSLLSMIARGSDAEVTVIALVGERGREVREFIDVDLGPDGLARSVVVVATSDAPAMERLRAAFTATRIAEHFRDQGKDVVLMMDSLTRVAMAQREIGLSAGEPPATRGYPPSVFGLMPRLLERAGTSAAGSITGLYTVLVEGDDLQDPIGDTARSILDGHVVLSRELATAGHFPAIDVLESISRVTSAVTSRDQQDTAIRLRRMLAAHRSVKELVEIGAYVAGADADADAALARLPRIERFLRQRMDDLTPVDETWRRLEELVTS, via the coding sequence ATGAGCGCGTTGACCGCATCGGTGCGGGAGCGGGCGATGCTGGCCGCACAGCCGCTGCACCACGGGACCGTCACCGAGCTGGTGGGGCTGCACCTCGTCGTGCGGGGACTGCCCGCTGCCGCCGGTGACCTCGTGGAGGTCGTGGGTACGACGGGCCTGCTGCTCGCCGAGGTGGTGGCGCTGCGTCCGGGGGCGATGGTGTGCCTGCCGCTGGGCGGGACCGCCGGCGTCCGCGTCGGTGACCTAGTGCGCCACACCGGCGGCCCGCTGCGGATCCGGGTCGGCGACGCGCTGCTCGGCCGGGTGCTCGACGGGCTCGGCCGCCCGATGGACGACGGCGCGACGATCGACCACCTGCCGTCCGTGGACGTCGAGCTCGCCTCGCCGCCCGCGCTGTCACGGCCGCGGATCACCCAGCCACTCGGCCTCGGCGTCCGGGCCCTCGACGCACTCGTGCCGGCCGGGCGCGGCCAGCGGCTCGGCATCATGGCCGGCTCCGGCGTCGGCAAGTCCTCGCTGCTGTCGATGATCGCTCGCGGCTCCGACGCCGAGGTCACGGTCATCGCGCTCGTCGGCGAGCGCGGCCGCGAGGTGCGCGAGTTCATCGACGTCGACCTCGGCCCGGACGGGCTCGCCCGGTCCGTCGTGGTCGTCGCGACGTCCGACGCTCCCGCGATGGAGCGGCTGCGCGCGGCGTTCACCGCGACCCGGATCGCAGAGCACTTCCGCGACCAGGGCAAGGACGTCGTGCTGATGATGGACTCGCTCACGCGCGTCGCCATGGCGCAGCGCGAGATCGGCCTCTCCGCGGGCGAGCCGCCCGCCACCCGCGGCTACCCGCCCAGCGTCTTCGGCCTGATGCCGCGGCTGCTCGAGCGTGCGGGCACCTCCGCCGCCGGCTCGATCACCGGCCTCTACACCGTCCTCGTCGAGGGCGACGACCTCCAGGACCCGATCGGCGACACCGCCCGCTCGATCCTCGACGGGCACGTCGTGCTCTCGCGCGAGCTCGCGACCGCGGGCCACTTCCCCGCCATCGACGTGCTCGAGTCGATCTCCCGCGTGACCTCCGCGGTGACCAGCCGCGACCAGCAGGACACGGCCATCCGGCTGCGGCGGATGCTCGCGGCGCACCGCTCGGTGAAGGAGCTCGTCGAGATCGGCGCGTACGTCGCCGGGGCCGACGCCGACGCCGACGCAGCCCTGGCGCGACTCCCGCGGATCGAGCGGTTCCTGCGGCAGCGCATGGACGACCTCACGCCCGTCGACGAGACATGGCGGCGGCTCGAGGAGCTGGTGACGTCGTGA
- the flgB gene encoding flagellar basal body rod protein FlgB: MSYAVSGLMADSVGFVLRTAINGLSLRQQVIADNIANVDTPHFRARAVDFESALSAAIDRGSVTSAGQLTPAVEATETPVGANDNNVDLRKESIASIQTQFQYQIVGRAFSDRHSLMTTATASF; the protein is encoded by the coding sequence GTGTCCTACGCCGTGTCCGGCCTCATGGCCGACTCAGTCGGATTCGTGCTCCGCACCGCGATCAACGGATTGTCCCTGCGTCAGCAGGTGATCGCCGACAACATCGCGAACGTCGACACCCCGCACTTCCGGGCGCGCGCCGTGGACTTCGAGTCCGCGCTCTCCGCCGCCATCGACCGCGGGTCGGTCACCTCCGCCGGGCAGCTCACGCCCGCCGTCGAGGCGACCGAGACCCCCGTCGGTGCCAACGACAACAACGTCGACCTCCGCAAGGAGTCGATCGCGTCGATCCAGACGCAGTTCCAGTACCAGATCGTCGGCCGGGCGTTCAGCGACCGCCACAGCCTGATGACGACCGCGACGGCGAGCTTCTGA